From Dermatophagoides farinae isolate YC_2012a chromosome 10, ASM2471394v1, whole genome shotgun sequence, a single genomic window includes:
- the dUTPase gene encoding deoxyuridine triphosphatase, whose product MFPVRLARCLTFRPNSRLFVIRNEKFLQQNFIVSRMVTDTGANKMVLKIKRLSADARLPTRGSKLAAGYDLYAAHDAIIPARGKIMIKTDISIQIPSGYYGRVAPRSGLALKNSIDIGAGVIDEDYRGNVGVIIFNHGDQAFTVTCGDRIAQLLLEKIITPEVIEVDELDTTERNAGGFGSTGVSSSSSTA is encoded by the exons ATGTTTCCTGTTCGATTGGCACGTTGTTTGACTTTTAGGCCCAACAGTCGACTTTTTGTTAttagaaacgaaaaatttcttcaacaaaatttcatcGTATCCAGAATGGTAACAGATACAGGTGCCAACAAAAtggttttgaaaattaaacgATTAAGCGCCGATGCTCGACTACCAACTCGAGGTTCAAAATTAGCTGCTGGTTATGATCTATATGCTGCACATGATGCTATCATTCCAGCTCGTGGCAAAATAATG ATAAAGACTGATATATCGATTCAAATTCCTTCTGGTTACTATGGTCGTGTCGCTCCACGTTCTGGTTTGGCATTGAAAAACTCGATAGATATTGGTGCAGGCGTTATTGATGAAGATTATCGTGGTAATGTAGGTGTTATCATATTCAATCATGGTGATCAGGCCTTCACCGTAACTTGCGGTGATCGGATCGCCCAATTATTGctggaaaaaatcattacacCCGAAGTGATCGAAGTTGATGAACTTGATACAACCGAACGAAATGCTGGTGGATTCGGTTCAACTggtgtatcatcatcatcatcaacagcataA
- the LOC124500240 gene encoding tRNA pseudouridine(38/39) synthase — MNSKFSKLFCFCHVFVCQFQIIYHFYGKMDNVDEKQQNLMDLSKEELIAQIHLMKKQNEQLQNTIDKLKNRNQSNHAQQKPQKEFDFSRYKTRHVMLKFLYLGWNYDGFTVQDSLNTIEKVLFEALIKTKLIESRETCNYNRCGRTDKGVSAFCQVISISVRSIMKREPDFDDHMELSDAQEMDYPSILNRVLPHDIRMISWAPVSSNPVISARFDCCRRVYHYYFPRIDLDIDAMNQGCASLIGVHDFRNLCRMDVQNGVTNFVRRVYSASIQPFVDEQDSYSFCLFRIEASAFLWHQIRYIMAVLFLVGQHLESPNIFKELLNIHKHSSRPQYSMASDLPLVLYEAHYDPDKVPIWNQGKDIANTIAQLRSQWMKESIQSTIIKSMIESLINSAGIRLENDTYGGVRKLFGNAARNYKKLLDRPRCSSFEDQLIKTSQKRVKIE; from the exons atgaattcaaaattctcgaaattgttttgtttttgtcacgtttttgtttgtcaatttcaaattatataTCATTTCTATGGAAAAAtggataatgttgatgagaaacaacaaaatctaaTGGATTTGAGCAAAGAG GAGTTGATCGctcaaattcatttgatgaaaaaacaaaatgaacaattacAAAATACAAttgacaaattgaaaaatcgtAACCAATCAAATCATGCTCAACAAAAACCGCAAAAAGAATTCGATTTTTCGCGATACAAAACTCGACATGTAATGTTGAAGTTTCTTTATCTTGGCTGGAATTATGATGGTTTTACTGTTCAAGATTCTCTTAATACAATCGAAAAGGTTCTTTTCGAAGCgttgatcaaaacaaaactgatTGAAAGCCGTGAAACATGCAATTATAACCGTTGTGGCCGTACTGATAAAGGAGTTTCGGCTTTTTGTCAAGTCATATCGATTAGCGTACGATCCATCATGAAACGTGAACCAGATTTCGATGATCATATGGAACTATCCGATGCTCAAGAAATGGATTATCCTTCCATATTGAATCGAGTATTACCCCATGATATTCGAATGATATCTTGGGCACCTGTTTCATCAAATCCTGTGATAAGTGCACGTTTCGATTGCTGCCGCCGTGTTTACCATTATTACTTTCCCCGAATAGATCTTGATATTGATGCAATGAACCAAGGATGTGCTTCATTGATTGGTGTTCATGATTTTCGAAATCTATGCCGAATGGATGTCCAGAATGGTGTTACGAATTTCGTACGTCGTGTCTATAGTGCTTCCATACAACCATTTGTTGATGAGCAagattcatattcattctgtttgtttcgtATCGAAGCATCGGCATTCCTTTGGCATCAAATACGTTACATAATGGCTGTTTTATTTCTTGTTGGCCAACATCTAGAATCACCGAATATTTTCAAAGAGCTTCTCAACATTCACAAACATTCATCACGGCCTCAATATTCGATGGCTTCAGATCTGCCATTAGTACTGTACGAAGCACATTATGATCCGGATAAAGTACCGATATGGAATCAAGGAAAAGATATCGCTAATACCATTGCTCAATTACGCTCCCAATGGATGAAagaatcaattcaatcgacaatcatcaaatcaatgattgaatcattgatcaattcgGCTGGAATACGACTGGAAAACGATACCTATGGTGGAGTGCGAAAATTATTTGGAAATGCAGCCCGAAATTATAAAAAACTATTGGATCGTCCTCGTTGTAGTAGCTTTGAagatcaattaatcaaaacaTCACAAAAACGtgtcaaaattgaataa
- the tw gene encoding protein O-mannosyl-transferase 2, giving the protein MTNIKQSYSNTTISTPVKENLSNTNPLSARFHFEWWLCFSIISVLAFVTRFYKIAEPNHVCWDETHFGKMASWYINHTFFFDVHPPLGKMLIALAGHWTGYNGTFPFNKPGDSYGDYPILGMRIFCAALGTMIVPCSFVIVWNLSRSLPASIMASTLLLFDIGMIILSQYILLDPVLMCFIICSTMGMTMFHSYADRPFQKPWWFWLSWSGFFLACAMSVKFVGLFVVLLVGIFTINDLWNIYGDLNNSIPLVMKHFLARVLCLIILPIIVYVSFFWCHLTVLNRSGSGDGFYSSAFQSTLEGNSLYNASMPQYVAYGASLTIKNHRTGGAYLHSHWHLYPEGVGARQQQVTTYSHKDDNNKWRIKKYNEESSENAEPIEYVKNGDLIRLEHLVTERNLHSHNEIAPITKKHFQVTCYGEKGVGDANDVFRIEFETGNTGQPLEAVKTRFKLIHYLMNCAIYSHNKQLPKWAFEQLEVTCTPNVFDTKNTLWNVEDNHFARLPNVSVNVYAPSFLEKFLESHAVMLQGNSGLKPKEGEITSRPWQWPINYRGQFFSGNDYKIYLLGNPIIWWLNLLMLFFYPFIVLIIVIRRKRCCDEIPLIEKENQRFLSASIWIFIGWCLHYFPFYAMGRVLYFHHYFPAAIFSSMLTAIILDYLFNTLPILMLYIVYHRKSTAEIIDPRYQSARLVFHFIYGTFISAIAYSFYLFSPLAYGIIRLLTSVTSTGNSSTGSSIIIAAGAAIGSKSTLSTDDLNADHIDYSSEQQMKSLRWMDSWEF; this is encoded by the exons aTGACCAATATTAAACAATCATATTCAAATACAACAATATCCACACCGGTGAAAGAAAATCTGTCAAATACGAATCCGTTATCTGCccgatttcattttgaatggtGGCTTTGTTTTTCGATTATCAGCGTGTTGGCATTCGTAACAAGATTCTATAAAATAGCCGAACCTAATCATGTTTG CTGGGATGAAACGCATTTTGGTAAGATGGCAAGTTGGTACATTAATCATACCTTCTTTTTCGATGTTCATCCACCATTAGGAAAG ATGCTCATAGCATTAGCTGGCCACTGGACGGGATATAATGGGACATTTCCTTTTAATAAACCGGGTGATAGTTATGGTGATTATCCAATACTTGGAATGAGAATTTTCTGCGCAGCACTGGGCACAATGATTGTTCCATGTTCATTTGTAATCGTTTGGAATCTATCTCGATCACTACCAGCATCGATAATGGCATCAACTCTATTACTATTTG ATATCggaatgattattttgtccCAATATATTTTATTGGATCCGGTTTTAATGTGTTTTATTATCTGTTCAACGATGGGTATGAcaatgtttcattcatatgcTGATCGTCCATTTCAAAAACCTTGGTGGTTTTGGCTCAGTTGGTCAGGATTCTTTTTAGCTTGTGCCATGAG TGTCAAATTCGTTGGATTATTTGTCGTATTATTGGTCGGTATATTCACCATCAATGATTTATGGAACATTTATGGTGATTTGAATAATTCGATTCCGTTGGTTATGAAACATTTTCTGGCAAGAGTATTATGTTTGATCATACTTCCAATTATTGTTTacgtttcatttttctggTGTCATTTGACCGTGCTAAATCGAAGCGGTAGTGGTGATGGTTTCTATAGTTCAGCATTTCAATCAACACTGGAAGGTAATTCATTGTATAACGCGTCAATGCCACAATATGTTGCATATGGTGCTTCGctaacaatcaaaaatcacCGAACCGGTGGTGCATATCTCCACTCACATTGGCATCTTTATCCGGAAGGTGTTGGTGCTCGTCAACAACAAGTGACCACTTATTCACATAAAgatgataacaacaaatggcgtatcaaaaaatataatgaagAAAGCTCGGAAAATGCTGAACCTATCGAATATGTCAAGAATGGTGATCTGATTCGCCTGGAACATCTGGTTACTGAACGAAACCTTCATAGCCATAATGAAATAGCTCCGATTacgaaaaaacattttcaagtTACGTGTTATGGTGAGAAAGGAGTCGGTGACGCGAATGATGTTTTTCGTATTGAATTCGAAACGGGTAATACCGGGCAGCCATTAGAAGCTGTGAAAACaagatttaaattgattcattatttaatGAATTGTGCCATTTATTCGCATAATAAACAACTACCAAAATGGGCATTCGAGCAACTTGAAGTAACATGTACGCCTAATGTTTTCGATACAAAGAATACTCTTTGGAATGTTGAGGATAATCATTTTGCACGTCTTCCAAACGTTAGCGTTAACGTTTATGCTCCATCATTTTTGGAGAAATTTCTTGAATCTCATGCTGTGATGTTACAAGGAAACTCGGGTTTGAAACCAAAAGAAGGTGAAATAACATCTCGTCCATGGCAATGGCCTATTAATTATCGg GGACAATTTTTCTCCGgtaatgattataaaataTATCTACTTGGCAATCCAATCATCTGGTGGCTTAACTTGTTGATGTTATTTTTCTATCCATTTATCGTattgatcatcgtcataCGACGCAAACGATGCTGTGATGAAATTCCATTGATCGAGAAAGAAAACCAAAGATTTTTGTCCGCATCCATTTGGATATTCATCGGTTGGTGTCTACATTATTTTCCGTTCTATGCAATGGGTCGTGTCCTATATTTTCATCACTATTTTCCTGCTGCGATATTCAGCTCAATGTTGACGGCCATTATTCTTGATTATCTATTTAATACATTGCCCATATTGATGTTGTATATTGTATACCATCGAAAGTCAACAGCCGAAATCATTGACCCCCGTTATCAGAGCGCTCGGCTagtatttcattttatatacgGTACATTCATATCAGCGATTGCATATAGTTTTTATCTATTCTCACCATTGGCTTATGGCATAATACGATTACTTACATCTGTTACCAGTACAGGTAATAGTTCTACTGGTTCATCCATAATCATAGCGGCAGGAGCAGCAATTGGTTCTAAAAGTACATTATCCACCGATGATTTGAATGCTGATCATATTGATTATAGTAGTGAACAACAGATGAAAAGCCTTCGTTGGATGGATTCCTGggaattttga
- the LOC124500242 gene encoding dipeptidyl peptidase 9, which produces MDKKLNSNNDGHHLDQNELINHQARQSIPIQRQYSPANSSQINLQLPSTSSRNNNRNNYHQNIPTNSSIPFIINEDSQQPPSANNYLSQSWKNALQMSALNMPSLPDYFTSVPMPSMPNITMPNLPSMPTLTMPSMPSMPNLSMPNISMPSMPNINFPSISDFMPFYLGKNIKSWEQICASVREARKKYTSICPSLPFDFNFGYDSKREKLRIYFLASINSLETTLYYCDVDLLKNSTTYTNEVLLDFIGDESDQADFPIDIEHKQQQQQEQNPQLLQNSSSSSSSYYQQKTNNEVRSRSNSETNIDIADCDLDLDNNASSGSPTSMTLSTQSLSSSNSNESYMNTSLLHKSISSPTSSISNLETIEWKPLITNLDELINLEPYTQQQTNNEKSTHETVQQSSTSSHEEDLILQRKRIILNGIFSYDFHPKMARFVFTMKNAIYWFDDIAINGANHLSEMKEQNNRSEVRNTTNLFPPYIPQKLINNDYIKLNATICPYKPDLVAYTADNDLWVCDLISGSEIRLTNTNYTKTAIMAGRPSFVMQEEFSRYIGFWWRPSYQIYQNVYTILCEFVDESVVERISISGWGSMDEVHRFPKPGSTNAKSTLKLVHFAFINSLGRSKDRQLRLLKIEDLHIRLESIYREYEYLTRCDWLNDDVIWAQLLNRQQNHMAIVLYSISNRFPPQIIHTESHRDHWYNCHEILYFLKNKPLENDKSDGNMIAIPNLTDNENDNGDGDYDVIMVGSKVEFLWSSEVTGFRHLYKISVEIANFPEKIQLDNDDSFVNDEKHIERMNQETRNQLSNHELKAELLENRQLTYGNWEVSESMYWVDEQNDLIFFLGTRDSPLENHLYVISSSQSSRIAPRRLSKEDFTHTKIVFDPKFRFCIDFQSNVSIPPFGYLHKVVAPVDNPLNINLEPQYMFLNLPDDIKVEDSMEYYEKVQILGPTPHLFECKLRSGELIYGFLFKPEFMEPGFKYPVLLEIYGGPEVQLVTKSFKDLRYHRRHLIASEGYVVVGFDSRGSKHRGVEFEKHIYKRLGQVEIDDQVEALQWLADNTGFIDMNRVAIHGWSFGGYLSLMALVKRPDIFKCAIAGAPVTNWLLYDTGYTERYMGLPSENAENYQRSSILSYIKHFPNEYNRLLIIHGLMDENVHFCHTAQLIQGLVMAGKPYQLSIYPYERHSLKKINSAEHFEATLIHYLQQNL; this is translated from the exons atggataaaaaattaaattccaataatgatggccatcatctagatcaaaatgaattgattaatcatCAGGCCAGGCAATCTATACCGATTCAGCGACAATATTCTCCTGCTAACTCTTCGCAAATCAATTTGCAATTACCGTCAACAAGTTCAAGGAACAATAATCgtaacaattatcatcaaaatatacCTACCAACAGTTCAATACCATTCATAATTAATGAAGATTCACAACAACCTCCATCAGCTAATAATTACCTTAGTCAATCATGGAAGAATGCATTACAAATGTCAGCATTGAATATGCCTTCATTGCCGGATTATTTTACCTCCGTACCGATGCCATCGATGCCGAATATAACAATGCCTAATTTGCCTTCCATGCCAACATTGACCATGCCGTCTATGCCTTCGATGCCAAATCTTTCAATGCCAAACATTTCGATGCCTTCGATGCCAAACATTAATTTCCCATCAATCAGTGATTTTATGC cTTTTTATCTAggaaaaaacataaaatctTGGGAACAGATCTGTGCGTCAGTGCGTGaggcgagaaaaaaatatacatcCATTTGTCCATCTTTACcgtttgatttcaatttcggTTATGATTCCAAACGTGAAAAGCTTCGAATCTATTTTCTAGCATCGATTAATTCATTGGAAACAACCCTTTATTACTGTGATGTTGATTTGCTCAAAAATTCAACCACTTATACCAATGAAGTTTTATTAGATTTTATCGGTGATGAATCTGACCAAGCTGATTTTCCTATTGATATCgaacataaacaacaacagcagcaagaGCAAAATCCACAATTACtgcaaaattcatcatcatcatcatcatcatattaccaacaaaaaaccaacaatgaAGTTAGAAGCAGATCAAACTCCGAAACAAATATTGATATTGCCGATTGTGACCTAGATTTAGATAATAATGCCAG TTCCGGTTCTCCTACTTCGATGACCTTATCGACGCAATcgctatcatcatctaattcgaatgaatctTATATGAACACATCATTGTTACATAAATCCATTTCATCGCCTACATCATCGATTTCCAATCTGGAAACGATCGAATGGAAACCATTGATCACTAATCTGgatgaattgatcaatctTGAACCATATACTCAGCAGCAaactaataatgaaaaatcaaccCATGAAACAGTGCAACAATCATCGACAAGTTCACATGAAGAGGATCTAATACTACAGCGTAAacgaataattttgaatggaattttttcctaTGATTTTCATCCGAAAATGGCGAGATTTGTTTTCACCATGAAAAATGCAATCTATTGGTTTGATGATATTGCGATAAACGGGGCTAATCATTTATCTGAAATGAAGGAACAAAACAATCGGTCTGAAGTGAGAAATACAACAAATCTTTTTCCGCCATATATACcgcaaaaattgattaataatgattatattaaATTGAATGCAACAATTTGTCCTTATAAACCGGATTTAGTTGCCTATACTGCTGATAATGATCTCTGGGTTTGTGACCTGATTTCGGGATCAGAAATCCGTTTAACCAACACAAACTATACAAAAACGGCCATTATGGCCGGTCGACCTTCATTTGTGATGCAAGAAGAATTTTCTCGATACATTGGATTTTGGTGGAGACCATCTT ATCAAATCTATCAAAATGTTTATACGATTCTATgtgaatttgttgatgaatcgGTCGTGGAACGTATATCGATTTCAGGCTGGGGTAGCATGGATGAAGTCCATCGTTTTCCAAAACCTG GTTCAACTAACGCTAAATCCACATTGAAGCTTGTTCATTTTGCCTTTATCAATTCATTAGGTCGATCGAAAGATCGACAACTacgattattgaaaattgaagatTTGCATATCAGATTGGAATCAATATATCGGGAATATGAGTATTTAACTCGATGTGATtggttgaatgatgatgtcataTGGGCACAGCTCTTGAATCGTCAGCAGAATCATATGGCTATTGTCttatattcaatttcgaACCGATTCCCACCGCAAATTATCCATACTGAATCGCATCGTGATCATTGGTACAATTGTCACgagattttatattttttaaaaaataaacctCTCGAAAATGATAAAAGCGATGGCAATATGATTGCGATTCCGAATCTTActgacaatgaaaatgacaatggtgatggtgattacGATGTTATAATGGTAGGAAGTAAAGTGGAATTTTTATGGTCATCCGAAGTGACTGGTTTTCGTCATCTGTACAAAATTTCCGTTGAGATTGCCAATTTTCCTGAGAAAATCCAactggataatgatgattcgtttGTTAACGATGAAAAACACATAGAAAGAATGAATCAAGAAACTAGAAATCAATTATCTAATCATGAACTGAAAGCCGAGTTATTGGAGAATCGTCAATTGACCTATGGCAATTGGGAAGTATCCGAGTCAATGTACTGGGtggatgaacaaaatgatttgatattttttctggGAACACGCGATAGTCCACTTGAGAATCATTTGTAtgtcatatcatcatcacaatcatctcGAATTGCACCTAGACGTCTTTCAAAAGAAGATTTTACCCATACCAAAATCGTGTTTGATCCTAAATTCAGATTCTGTATCGATTTCCAATCAAATGTATCGATTCCACCATTTGGTTATCTACATAAAGTGGTTGCACCGGTGGATAATCCTTTGAATATCAACCTGGAACCGCAATATATGTTTCTAAATCTTCCCGATGATATCAAAGTAGAGGATTCTATGGAATATTATGAAAAAGTGCAAATATTAGGCCCGACTCCACATTTATTCGAATGTAAACTACGAAGCGGTGAATTAATTTATGGATTTCTTTTCAAACCGGAATTCATGGAACCTGGTTTCAAATATCCCGTTCTATTGGAAATATATGGAGGTCCTGAAGTGCAATTAGTTACGAAATCTTTCAAAG ATCTGAGATACCACCGAAGACATTTGATTGCATCGGAAGGTTATGTTGTCGTTGGTTTTGATTCTCGGGGATCAAAACATCGTGGTGTTGAATTTGAGAAACATATTTATAAACGTCTGGGACAagttgaaattgatgatcaagtGGAAGCATTGCAATGGTTAGCTGATAATACGGGTTTTATCGATATGAATCGTGTGGCCATTCATGGCTGGTCATTCGGTGGCTATCTATCATTGATGGCTTTAGTTAAACGGCCAGACATATTCAAATGTGCAATAGCTGGTGCACCGGTTACCAACTGGTTACTATATGATACAGGATATACAGAAAGATACATGGGGTTGCCGTCTGAAAATGCGGAAAACTACCAACGAAGTAGCATTCTTAGCTATATCAAACACTTTCCCAACGA ATATAATCGTTTGCTAATAATTCATGGTCTAATGGACGAAAATGTTCATTTCTGTCATACGGCACAATTGATTCAAGGTTTGGTGATGGCCGGTAAACCATATCAATTAAGT ATTTACCCATACGAACGTCATAgcctgaaaaaaatcaacagtGCCGAACATTTTGAAGCAACATTGATACATTACTTACAGCAAAATCtttaa
- the LOC124500236 gene encoding uncharacterized protein LOC124500236: MQQHSQIIELKDRLVQALDEQSNVKDINEVNRIISILERTHVTREDLEITRLGKYINGLRKKTTDKELAKRAKKLIKTWRDLTVGGSNHSTSSNNISTLTSPFNSNSISPHGSVKAYYDSKLTPPPSSNQHPALLRVKTQHGSLTTLNEKSKIYGRSLSPTVSPSNSINHSRLNVSVRPQTQTQQIASPKNATESTNGHKSPSLKSHQQQIKKSNLTPPPFTNGISSPGIQNFKNLFTKETTVSLKAEYRRRTTPPIQAYSDSAISSQHCSPNTFSNDSRDSFGHNNHKNSYSNQHGSSNFDFHDDDSNSSQLSNLSNDCSAKSDECSSSKRTYRKRKLEENENDSLRENFNYVMSYGGRRPQSTQELIEKLNVNLSPKILKKHNDLKTSSFSASSSPCIPPLLTKDSSLDLKKINITNSNSNTYYRNGYHKKRNGFHSEENSLDSFDKTILHNKLIQVRRSHNVVDDDDDEDVRENSISPDSSKFCDLYAGDEDEDDEDSNDDYDDDEVDANITTKSKKSSHDSNFSSSKSREFDRLFNHAQKIDQEIRDIYSKLPKVNPEDLKFMQQFCFDNDDDIINAENETTEQQQQTTEADDEEFIEEYEVGEQDRQQTVTSSSSSSPNNNDKETSFLYQTNNSKCDISNCDNNIVDEEKSFHDDHYDGDGDERQSSLFDQQENSINSTNNNDDDGESKKKLVKLIIRKRRRKPQQQRQSSSNDDEQKRIVTLIDRLANEQWEGFNGNYDKDGVWHDFSEMTSSYVLTGGDENYQTEENILHILPYVNCTW; this comes from the exons ATGCAGCAACATTCGCAAATAATCGAACTTAAGGATAGACTGGTACAAGCACTCGACGAACAATCAAat GTAAAAGACATCAATGAAGTCAATCGAATCATATCCATACTTGAACGTACACATGTTACCCGGGAAGATTTGGAG ATAACAAGATTAGGTAAATACATCAATGGTCTACGTAAAAAGACTACCGATAAAGAATTGGCCAAAAGAgccaaaaaattaataaaaacatGGCGTGATTTAACCGTTGGTGGCAGCAATCATTCAACATCGAGTAATAATATTTCAACACTGACCAgtccattcaattcaaattccatAAGTCCACATGGATCAGTTAAAGCATATTATGATTCAAAGCTTACACCGCCGCCAAGTAGTAATCAACATCCGGCCCTGTTACGGGTAAAAACTCAACATGGATCACTAACAACATTAAACGAGa aatcaaaaatttacGGTCGTTCATTATCACCGACAGTGTCGCCAAGTAATAGTATCAATCACAGTAGATTAAATGTTTCGGTCCGTCCACAAACTCAAACTCAACAAATTGCTAGTCCAAAAAACGCTACGGAATCGACCAATGGTCACAAAAGTCCATCGTTGAAGAGCCATCAGCAGCAGATTAAGAAATCGAATCTAACGCCACCACCATTCACAAATGGTATTAGTAGTCCTGGTatacaaaatttcaaaaatctaTTCACGAAAGAAACAACAGTTTCACTTAAAGCCGAATATCGTCGTCGAACTACACCACCTATTCAGGCCTATTCAGATTCGGCAATTTCCTCACAACATTGTAGTCCAAACACCTTTTCTAATGATTCCCGAGATTCATTTGGCCATAATAACCACAAAAATTCCTATTCAAATCAACATGGATCGTCgaattttgatttccatgatgatgatagtaatTCATCACAATTATCGAATCTAAGCAATGATTGTTCAGCTAAATCAGATGAATGTTCAAGTTCGAAACGAACATATCGTAAACGAAAATTGgaagagaatgaaaatgattctttaagagaaaatttcaattatgtCATGAGCTATGGCGGTCGAAGACCACAATCAACTcaagaattgattgaaaaattaaatgtaaATCTATCACCGAAAATTCTAAAGAAACATAATGATCTAAAAACATCGTCATTCTCGGCATCATCGTCACCCTGTATACCACCATTATTGACCAAAGACTCTAGTttagatttgaaaaaaattaatattacCAATAGCAATAGCAATACTTATTATCGTAATGGATATCATAAAAAACGTAATGGTTTCCATTCCGAAGAGAACTCATTGGACAGTTTTGATAAAACCATTCTGCATAACAAATTGATCCAAGTTCGCCGTTCTCATAAtgtagttgatgatgatgatgatgaagatgtcCGTGAGAATTCGATCTCACCTGATTCATCGAAATTCTGTGATTTATATGCTGGTGATGAAGATGAGGATGACGaagattcaaatgatgattatgatgatgatgaagttgaTGCAAATATAACAacgaaatcgaaaaaatcatcacatgATTCGAATTTCTCATCGTCTAAGAGTCGAGAATTTGATCGGCTTTTTAATCATGcacaaaaaatcgatcaagaAATTCGGGATATTTATTCTAAATTACCAAAAGTGAATCCTGAGGATTTAAAATTCATGCAACAATTCtgttttgataatgatgatgatatcatcaaTGCAGAGAATGAAACAACcgaacaacagcagcaaacGACTGAAgcagatgatgaagaatttatcGAAGAATATGAAGTTGGTGAACAAGATAGACAACAAACtgtcacatcatcatcatcatcatctcccaacaacaatgataaagaAACGAGCTTTCtatatcaaacaaacaattcaaaGTGTGATATTTCCAATTGTGATAACAACATCGTTGATGAAGAGAAATCTTTTCACGATGATCATtacgatggtgatggtgatgaacgacaatcatcattgtttgacCAACAAGAAAATAGTATTAATtctacaaataataatgatgatgatggcgaatcaaagaaaaaactggtcaaattaataataagaaaaaggCGGCGTAaacctcaacaacaacggcaatcaagctcaaatgatgatgaacaaaagcGAATAGtaacattgattgatcgttTAGCTAATGAGCAATGGGAAGGATTCAACGGTAATTATGATAAAGACGGTGTTTGGCATGATTTTAGCGAAATGACATCATCATACGTATTGACCGGCGgcgatgaaaattatcaaacgGAAGAGAATATTTTGCATATCTTGCCTTATGTCAATTGTACATGGTGA